The bacterium genomic interval CTGGAGGAACATCCGCCGGACTGATTGTCGTCGTGTAAGTGCCGGCCCATTCCTGAGCGGAAGCAAAGGAGCAAACGGCCATCAAAACGAAAACCATTGAAGCAATTCTCATACGTAACTCCTGCCTGAAAACTAGTTCCGTGATTGAGCAGTTGCAATGTAAGCGAAGTAGTGCGGGCGTCTCGCCTGCATTTGCGCAGACGGGACGTCCGCGCTACTTTGTTAATATTCTTTTCCTTTACTTGGCGTCTTGGCGGTTATTTGTTTACAGATCTTCATCAGGGAAAAAAATCGCTTCCAGTGGTTGACCAAATACCTTTGAAATGCGAAAAGCCAGAACAAGGCTTGGATCATATTTTTCTTTTTCGATGGAAATGACAGCCTGGCGCGTGATTCCCAGTTCGTTTGCAAGCTCTTCTTGCGTCCACTCCCGCTCTGCCCGCAGCACTCGCAGCC includes:
- a CDS encoding helix-turn-helix transcriptional regulator; the protein is MKNRLRVLRAEREWTQEELANELGITRQAVISIEKEKYDPSLVLAFRISKVFGQPLEAIFFPDEDL